In one window of Methanococcoides methylutens DNA:
- a CDS encoding NOP5/NOP56 family protein — protein MKIITWYGVLTLEDNVVVDCELFNKDVEELAEGLLQRNVAGAHPPEAGFDIRAPAISFYFVEDDREYDSLLRDVSIRAGKLRISRTNTPDMRIIQAVEALGDIDDAANALSERLSEWYGLHFPELGFSSEQLARFVKEHGARSNIPVDDAMFEKASSSMGAELPPADEELVKQFASNICDMYDNRHSIEESILRNMEEIAPNLTNIAGPLIGARLISMTGGLERLSQLPSSTVQVMGASRALFKHLRSRAPSPKHGLIFNHPLIKNSPWWQRGKIARALAAKISLACRTDVYSGELSPAIKVGLEKKVNSIKSSNPKPPAREKPSGKGRGKAKGNMNSGGRR, from the coding sequence TTGAAGATCATTACATGGTATGGGGTCCTAACCCTTGAGGATAATGTTGTTGTTGATTGCGAACTTTTCAATAAGGACGTCGAGGAGCTTGCAGAAGGTCTGCTTCAACGGAATGTTGCAGGTGCACACCCCCCCGAAGCAGGGTTCGACATCCGCGCTCCGGCGATCTCCTTCTATTTTGTGGAAGATGATCGGGAATACGATTCCCTGCTTCGCGATGTGAGCATACGTGCAGGAAAATTACGTATTTCCCGCACCAACACACCGGACATGCGTATCATTCAGGCAGTTGAAGCACTGGGTGACATTGATGATGCAGCAAATGCACTGTCCGAGCGCCTGTCTGAGTGGTATGGATTGCATTTCCCGGAACTGGGATTCAGTTCAGAGCAGCTTGCAAGATTCGTAAAAGAGCATGGTGCACGTTCCAACATACCTGTTGATGACGCGATGTTCGAAAAGGCTTCATCCTCCATGGGTGCCGAACTTCCTCCTGCTGATGAGGAACTTGTGAAGCAGTTCGCTTCGAACATATGTGATATGTATGATAACCGGCACAGTATCGAGGAAAGCATTCTCCGGAACATGGAAGAGATCGCTCCCAACCTTACCAATATTGCAGGTCCTCTCATCGGCGCACGCCTGATCAGTATGACAGGCGGTCTTGAGAGACTCTCACAACTCCCCTCCAGCACGGTCCAGGTAATGGGTGCCAGCCGGGCACTTTTCAAGCATCTCAGGTCCCGTGCTCCTTCGCCGAAGCATGGCCTGATATTCAATCATCCACTCATCAAGAACTCTCCCTGGTGGCAGAGGGGTAAGATCGCACGTGCACTGGCTGCAAAGATCAGTCTTGCCTGCCGCACAGATGTGTATTCAGGAGAACTGAGTCCTGCTATAAAGGTCGGTCTTGAGAAGAAGGTAAACTCAATAAAAAGTTCCAATCCAAAGCCTCCTGCAAGGGAGAAACCTTCCGGGAAAGGTCGGGGTAAGGCTAAAGGGAACATGAATTCAGGGGGCAGGCGTTAA
- a CDS encoding beta-ribofuranosylaminobenzene 5'-phosphate synthase, whose translation MIKIRSPSRLHLSLIDMNAELGRVDGGVGITLDSPNITLSAEKHDGIEITGGSSLSDRVHAAVEALLPEGEGVKVHVEEDMPPHVGLGSGTQIALSAAAAVNELYDLGLSVNELAIRVGRGGTSGIGVASFENGGFLVDCGHKFSDKGSFSPSSASRADPAPVIFRHDFPEWDIILALPDSKGAHDAQEVDIFKKECPIPLQEVQEVSHVVLMQMMPSIIEGDIENFGMALNHLQSVGFKKREVALQSPAVRDLIEFMQDLGAAGAGMSSFGPVVFGIVDHRRMAEQIRKEAQLFLDDTVGGNVVLTRANNSGAKIWKD comes from the coding sequence ATGATAAAAATAAGATCTCCATCCAGGTTGCATCTGTCTTTAATAGACATGAATGCAGAGCTCGGAAGGGTGGATGGCGGTGTGGGGATAACCCTTGATTCGCCTAATATCACACTGAGTGCTGAAAAGCATGATGGGATCGAAATTACAGGTGGATCAAGCCTTTCAGACCGGGTGCATGCTGCTGTGGAAGCTTTACTTCCCGAAGGTGAAGGCGTAAAGGTTCATGTGGAAGAAGATATGCCTCCTCATGTTGGTCTGGGGTCAGGTACCCAGATAGCCCTGAGCGCTGCAGCGGCAGTTAACGAACTTTACGATCTTGGGTTGAGCGTCAACGAACTTGCCATCAGGGTTGGCAGGGGTGGTACTTCCGGTATAGGTGTTGCTTCTTTTGAAAATGGCGGTTTCCTTGTTGATTGCGGGCATAAGTTCAGTGATAAGGGGTCATTTTCCCCTTCATCTGCCAGCAGGGCGGATCCAGCTCCGGTGATCTTCAGGCATGACTTTCCAGAGTGGGACATCATACTGGCACTTCCGGATTCCAAAGGGGCACATGATGCCCAGGAAGTGGATATATTCAAAAAAGAGTGTCCTATTCCTCTTCAGGAAGTACAGGAAGTCAGTCATGTTGTGCTGATGCAGATGATGCCTTCTATCATAGAGGGCGATATTGAAAACTTCGGAATGGCCCTGAACCATTTGCAGTCAGTTGGTTTCAAGAAACGAGAGGTTGCTTTGCAGTCACCGGCTGTGCGGGACCTTATCGAGTTCATGCAGGACCTTGGGGCAGCAGGTGCAGGAATGAGCTCTTTTGGACCTGTGGTATTTGGTATTGTGGACCACAGACGTATGGCTGAACAGATAAGAAAGGAAGCACAGCTTTTCCTTGATGATACCGTTGGCGGCAACGTTGTCCTGACACGTGCGAACAACTCCGGTGCAAAAATATGGAAGGATTGA
- a CDS encoding DUF2953 domain-containing protein has protein sequence MSLLIYSLSLCIILLLGLVLLAPIDVVFNVRADLNGVHSRAYVKWTILSTHFSKKNTLEKEPDNKEKPSGKADEGGTLEWIKRKVEGKGENDLEEGSGMRESFDDYYTQGRMVYGIRDPVFSLLKGILSAIHIRELSCDLDYGLPDPADTGMLCGYLHTLASVVHSGCRKFHYSVDPLFAEEGLDVNMSGDIRFRIGSFIPPLLRFMFSRKVLGVGWWFVKNKRSSRSGVSV, from the coding sequence ATGTCACTTCTCATCTACTCGCTTAGCCTTTGCATTATTCTTTTACTGGGGCTTGTCCTGTTAGCTCCGATAGACGTTGTTTTCAATGTAAGGGCCGATCTGAATGGCGTTCATAGCAGGGCATATGTGAAGTGGACAATCCTTTCGACGCATTTCTCGAAGAAGAATACTCTGGAAAAGGAACCTGACAACAAAGAAAAGCCTTCGGGTAAGGCCGATGAAGGTGGCACCCTGGAATGGATAAAACGCAAAGTGGAAGGCAAGGGGGAAAACGATCTCGAGGAAGGATCTGGCATGCGGGAGTCCTTTGATGATTATTACACACAAGGACGTATGGTCTATGGTATCCGCGATCCTGTCTTTAGCCTGTTGAAAGGGATCCTTTCAGCCATACATATTCGTGAGTTGTCCTGTGACCTGGACTACGGTCTTCCTGACCCGGCAGATACAGGGATGCTTTGCGGATATCTTCACACCCTGGCATCTGTGGTTCACAGTGGTTGCAGGAAATTCCATTATTCTGTTGATCCTCTGTTTGCCGAAGAGGGGTTAGATGTGAACATGTCAGGCGATATCCGGTTCCGCATCGGGTCTTTTATTCCCCCTCTGCTGAGGTTCATGTTCAGCAGGAAAGTATTGGGGGTAGGGTGGTGGTTTGTGAAAAACAAACGCTCTTCCCGTTCGGGTGTTAGTGTTTAA
- a CDS encoding GerW family sporulation protein: MGVEDVIKEVTTELERMVSAKTVIGEPVVAGGKTIIPVTKVSFGFGSGGGEGTKGETETGFGGGGGGGAKIEPVAFLVIEEEGVRLMTLSGKSDFGKLIEAVPEVFEKIKSAKGKMKKSEGKEPEGDVPEDDGE; the protein is encoded by the coding sequence ATGGGAGTCGAAGATGTTATAAAAGAAGTGACCACCGAGCTTGAGCGGATGGTCAGTGCAAAGACAGTGATCGGAGAACCAGTAGTTGCCGGGGGCAAGACCATCATCCCTGTTACCAAGGTTTCCTTTGGTTTTGGCAGCGGTGGCGGAGAAGGCACCAAAGGTGAAACTGAAACCGGATTCGGCGGTGGTGGCGGTGGCGGTGCTAAGATCGAGCCTGTTGCTTTCCTCGTGATCGAGGAAGAAGGTGTTCGCCTGATGACCCTTTCCGGAAAGAGCGATTTCGGGAAACTGATCGAAGCCGTCCCGGAAGTGTTCGAGAAGATTAAATCTGCAAAAGGGAAGATGAAAAAGAGTGAAGGAAAAGAACCTGAGGGCGATGTGCCCGAGGATGATGGCGAATAA